The sequence below is a genomic window from Neodiprion pinetum isolate iyNeoPine1 chromosome 7, iyNeoPine1.2, whole genome shotgun sequence.
TTgtgatatgattttttttagctttttcaaaaatacagtttttattaacaaaaattaGGTTATTTACAGTATTACAGTACACTGgtcaacgaaatattttttaacaaggAAGGTgactactgaatttcaaacacgTATAATCTAACATCGTTATAAAACCATATTTATGTTTATTCGATCAGGTCTGGTTTTTTGTTACGGCTACCGTACCAGTAAAATTTAACGTTTATCGTTTTGACTaaactatttttattccagGATGTTTTGTCATTTATTGTAACTAACAAACTGTCATTTATTGTAAGTAACAAAACACCCTGAATAAAAAGAGGTAAGTTAAAACgataaacattgaattttactGGTACAGTAGCTGTGACACAAAAACCAGACCTGatcgaataaatataaatacgatTCTATGACGAGGGTACCGAGATTGTAGTTATCTAAAAATTATTCAGCACCTTTCTTGTAACTAAATTTTGCTGACCGGTACAATTGATCCCTTGGGTTAACCGTATGAGCGCGTCTGcgtatagatatgtatattacgATGTTTGCACAACGGAGAGAATAGGTATATAATTAACTCGGTGTCGTAATTGTTGTACGTATATCTAAAGACGATCCGCATACGGAGTTGAGTAAGAATTTGGCGAACGAAAAAATTCCTTCCGCGTTGATATTGCCTCGGgcgtgaaattgaattggaaACTAGGTGCTACGGTTAACCGTGCGGAATACTTATTATCCGCAATGACCTTTACGCATAGCTGGAAGAAAGCATGCAGCAAACACCGTTCGAATGGTCTGCTGCTGCTTGTGTGTGCAGGCGTGGGTTAATTTCCAGATATATACACAGAAGGTCAAAGTGCCAAGACTGTAATACATGGCTCCACATTGTACATACGttatttgtatacatacacacatatgtatatatatatacacatatacgtgtgtgtaaaCTGGTCCTGACCGtgattttctaaaatattctatcagagaaaaataaatgtttgtCGGGTTTTACGTATGTTTCAGGCCCGGTAAATGGTAGAATGGAGAGCTGCGGAGGCGGGCAACGCCTACCACCCGACGGGGATGAGTTCCCTGCCACCTACCAAGAGTTCAGCTCTGCTcagcagcagcaccagcaTCAGCAGCAGTACCAGTTTGTAGCCGGGTCTAGGGTGTCGTCGACCCTGGCCTCGTCAAACGGCGAGCAGCTCGTAACGAGCGGGGATACCGAGGTATTCTCGAGCAGCGAAACGCTGAAGTTGCCCTCCGCCAACGACAAGAAGAAAATCATCGCGTCGTCGAGCGGCTCGTCATCCTCTAACGACTTCAACTGCGAGGAGAAGACGATCCTGCTTCAGGATAGCCGCGTTTTTAGCCTCAGGAGCAGCGTGCAGAGCTCGCATTCGCCCGTTGTGCTCTTCGCTTCGTCATCGGAAACCCCGGTCGTCGTTCCCAAGGACGTAAAGATAACGAGAAAAATCAACGCGGCTCCGAATTCCATGGACGATTCTTACTCGCTATTCAACGGTTCGAACACcgagaaaaatatcatttcggAAAAAATCATCACGATCAATGTTCCCAAAGGTGGTACCGAAGCGGAATTTATTACGGAAACCGGACCGCCTCCGTTACCGACTTCCAGACCACCGAAGGTCGACGGTTTCCCGACGTCGTCTTCACCAGTGGTCGGGAAAGGTCTTTTACGCGGAagtcagcagcagcagcaatcTTTTTCTTCGCGGAAGTTCTCGCTGAACGGTGACCTCTGGCGTCAGGACGACAAGTCGGAGAAATCTGTCAGGGACAAGATCGCCATGTTTTCGTCCCAGAGCAGTCTGGAGGCTCCGCTTTTCCCGAGTATCACCGTTTCACCGACGACCTCGACGACGCCGACGATCCGTCCCAGCTCGAGACGTCTTTCGAAGTACAAATCGTCGGAGGACGTATTCGCCGAAGATGCCAGGAACTCGCCGAGGGATAACAACGCCGCGTTCTCCGAACGAACCCGGAGTTCCTTCGACCTCTCGATACCCTCGCCCAACGAAAATTACGACGCGCTTCCTCCCAGTCTGCCCCTCACCTCGCCCCCAGCTTCACCGGGAGTTAAAACCACTCCCGGATTCGCCGTAGTCACGAAGAAGATCCCGGAAGACGCGCCGCCGGAACCGAATCCGAAAGCGAACCACTCGTTGCGCCATTCGTCCTCCTTGGAATTCAAGTCCGTTGCGCCATCCGGTGCTTCGGTATCGCCGAGCGTTTTGCAGGGTCCGAAATCACTCGCGGGACTTTCCGCATCTCCGGTTACGCCTTTATCCACGAGCTTGACCAGGGCTACCAGCTTCTCCGGCAGCTCGGCCAACCTCCATTCCCGTTCACAATCACTCAGCGAATTGCCTCCCAGTTCGCAAATATCTAGGACCAACTCCCTGGCATCCACGTTCAAGAGACCAACCGAAGACATGAGGAGGACCAGTCTCAACCAGCTCATTGAGCAGCGCAGAAAGGGAATACGGAAACTGAGGGGCCTTGTTATTCCCGAGAAGGAAGCGCTCCCTGTTTCTCAACCGATCGTTCAGGACTTGCCCGAAATCAAGTCCAGGGACTCGATCATTCTGCAACAGGTAAGCGATGGAGATTTGAACTTTCGCGTGAAACTCTTGGCGACTATATGATTGTGATGTCAAACCGAGTCGAAATTTAACGCCTAGTTTAAAGGAGCTCCTACATAGGGATTGAAGTTAGTGAAGTAGATTCTATTCAAACGTAACGTCAAACCCTgatttgacgataaaaatgtCCGAAATTTATCGATTTGCGAAGGTTAGGTTCAAAGTAGGGTATGTTTGGAACCTCCTTCGACCCTCTGGAGGTTGGGTCAGGTCTGATCGCTTGAAACCCTCATTCAACGTTCAAAATCCTAGCCCGCCGATCAAGGTTCATCGATTCTGACTGATTATggtagaaatataaaaaatacgatTAAAACCAATGAGGGTCAATGTAGGAGTTCTGGGTTCAATTTCCTTCAGAGTAGGCTTACATGAACCTTGCTAGGGTCAAATGTAGACGCTAAATTTCAACTCTGTTATATGTGTTGTAACGAAGTTGAGTTTGATTGAGCACAGCTCTTATATACCTTGGCACGACTGATGCCGATATAATATTCATCAAATGTTCAGAAGCTCGTCTCTTAACAATAAGCAGTCCACTTCAACACCATATCCGTAATCTAAATTTCTCAACTCTCGCGTTTCAGCTTCCCAGATCAAACCTGCAAGACAAATGGGGATCCCAGAGTTCGATATCGAGCAGCATAAGTACAATAAGTGTCCCGGGAAAGATATCCTCGTTCAAAATGCCGGAGCCCCAAAACCTTCCGAAATACTCCCCCGCGTTCAAGCGTAAGAGCCTGGCGGTTTACGGAACCTCGGGAACCTTGACGCCTGGGAAAAACTCCTCATCCACAACTTCGGCTCCGTCTTCGGAGGCCCCGAAGAGTCTCGAGTCCATCTGCAGCCCAACAAGGAGCGACTTCAGCTTCGAATATTCGCCCTCCGATCGGTCACCGCGGTCCAGAGCGAATCTGCGGAAGGCAAGAACGGACTACGACGACTCGGACAACGACTCGGCGGTGAGCAGCTCTCAGAGCAGCATCTCCAGGGGTTTCAGTCCCCCGGTGTCTCCGGTTCCGTCCGAGAGGTCAACGCTCTCCTCCGAGCGATCGTACCTCTCCAAcgaaacaacaacaacaacgtcGACGAACTATCTCCAGGTCCGTTCCGAACATCGGGCAGCCACCCTCGAACGCTCCCAGTTCCTGACCAGGCCCTCCTCCTACAGTCAAGGATCATTCTCCGAGCGTTCGTCCTCCAGCAGCAGTAGTCCTGACCCAAGGTCTCCGCAGCAGTCTGGTATGTACTCGAGAAACGGACTGCAGCATCTCGCTCTGAAGAGGTCCAGCAGCACCGACACAAACTGCAGCAGTTCGTCGACTCTTACCTCGGGTTCTCAGGCCTCCGCCGAGTCCCTGTCGCGTCGAGTCCTCAAACCGCAGAGCGTCGAGGCGATCAACAGGAAGAACATTTTGGCCAGTGCCAGGTGTAGAAGCGGCGGTGATCTCAACGGCTCTCCGCAGCTTATACAACGGAAGTTTTCCGACGACGAGGATCCGGCACCAGCAACCTCGAAGTTGACCCTGCAGGAAAACGGAGGTTGCGTCGCTACCGATGTTGTTAAAATTGCTTACATAGAGGTGACAGCTGAGGAGGACTCCCAGCCGATCAGAGGTTCCGAGCTTCCGGAGCCGTCGAACGAGATGAGGAAGTGGGTGAGGTCGGAGATCAAGACTGTGGTGAACAACCGGGTGGAGAAGGACGACGAGTCGATAACCGCGGAGAAAAAGAGGGCGGAGATCGAGGTACAGGTCAGGACACCTCGGCGAAGGTCATCCCTTGCTGTTGCCGAGGAGAAGGCTCAGGTCATTCCGGTAATTGAATCCGACCTCGAGACCTCGAAACCGCGTTCGAGGTCCAGTATGGTGATCGACAAGAACGCTCCTGACTCGCAGAACGATCTACTCACCGTTCTTTCGACTCGGGGTAGATCTCGCACGGCGATCCATATCGAGGATCGCTCTTTCGGTAGATCGCGGAGTCAGATGAGCCTGGAGGAGATCCTCGACGGAAAGGCGGAGGAGGCTGCAACGCCGTCGGGAACTCCGAGCAGGTCTTGGAACAAGGAGAAAGGATTCGCCTCGAAGATACCGACCAAGGTTGTCGAACGGGTTGCGGAGGACGAGTCGCCGAAGATAGCCTCGAGGATCCCGACACCTCGAAGCATGGGGCGAAGGAGCGCCAGCGTGACGGACGTTAAGAAGACCGTGGAGAAGTCTGAGGCTCAGGGACTTAACCAGCAGCCCCCGATTCCTTCGGGAAATTTCCACGGGCGTTTTTCGAGCTTGGACAGCAGCAGCGGCGATATTGATACCGAGAGGTATTCCGCTGCGAGTGAACAGTTCGGAAGCATAAGCTCATTGGCCAGCAGTACGAGCCTGATTTCGCAACAGGAACTCGCCCAGCTCGTCGAAGAGGCGACTCTGGAGGAGGCTCGCGGCGCCCACGACGTTATCGTGGTTCTTTATCACAAGGAGAACCCAGCTGGTAGCGTTGGGATAGCCCTCGCTGGCGGCGTCGATTGCGAGACCAAGGAAATCACGGTGCATCGCGTTCTCGCCCATTCGATTGCCGACAAGGATGGAAGGCTTCAACGGGGTGACAGGATACTCAGCATCAACGGACGCAGCACCAAGGGACTCACTCACCGCGAGAGTCTCGCTGTTCTGAAACAACCACGGTCCGAAGTTGTTCTCGTCGTTTCCAGGGCCAGAGACGACTTTGGGGTTAGATTGAGGTCCAGGACCGAGAGCGTCGAGACCATCGTCGAAGGTGGGATATCGTTACATTTCGTCAAACTTTAAGGTGTTATGGGACGTGTGTTTCCAACCGAAAGTGAATCCCCGTGAGAATATCGAAGACACCTTTGCCTTATTATTCACGCGTCTTTCATGCAATTCCAGGGTCAGAAATGAACGGCTCTTCGGACGAGCAGACTGCATGGGGTCCACCGGCGACTGTTGCCATCTTCAAGGATGGGGCTGGTCTAGGTTTCAGTTTGGAAGGTGGCAGAGACAGTCCGCTGGGCGACAGGCCGTTGATAGTGAAGAAGATCTTCGCTGGTGAGTGTCACCTATCATCCTGCGTTAAAgtcgttttatttatatctcCCCCGTCACTTTTCTGAACCTCTTTTTAACCGTATCACAGGTGGAGCTGCTGAAAAAACCGGCGCGCTTAGGGCAGGCGATCAAATGCTCGAGGTGAACGGACACGACGTTACAAGAATGTCGAGGATAGAGGCATGGTCCCTAATGAAGAAGCTACACGACGGCGAAGTCAGCCTCCTAGTCAGACATCCTGCCACCAAATCTTCATCGTAGATGTAAAGGTCAACGAGatggagagaagaaaaataggGAATAACAAATATCCTAGTAGAAATATTTACGAATCTCGACGGAACGGGTTTGCGTTTacttatttgtttgtttttctttctttttttttctattcttcctCTTTCTAATTCGCTCCAAGCGATGTAAATAAATGTGATTTGTCGATGGATGTACAGTTCattctgattgtgagtgtTTAGCAATCGTAGAGTTTTGAACAGTGATCTgaaggttattttttttttatttgtttctcaTTTTGCATAAACTAATCAATCCAAATCTCTATTTCTACGGTGTGGTAGGATTTTCCTGCAGTCGTTTCTTTAAATCGTCTTTCCGCTGATATCGAACTAGTGTATCCGTATTCAATGTTACAACGAATTTCATAACACacctataataataataataataataataatgttaataacTGTTTACGAAATTAGACCCggggaaatattttatatatttttacgatAGGGAATTCCACAATAAATACCGAGTTTGAAATGTTCGTGCGAAATGTAACTCCGAGTTGAATGATAATGACAATAGCCAGACTATCAGTAACTACGATAACAATATTAATGATAATGGTAGATCATAGTAATAAAACAACAATATCATACCGTACACCTATCGGTTAAACTTTCCAAACGCGAAATCGCGATTAATtcattatattacatattataattagCTTTTGTTTTGTTATACTAAAACGTTTTGTTAACAGAATTTATAGCGATAGAGTGCTGGCAgtgcaataataattatcgttgtataaaaaaagtatgcaaacgtgaaagagagagagaagagagagagagagagagagagagagagagagagagagagagagagagagagagagagagagagagagagagagagagagagagagagagagagagagagagagagagagagagagagagagaaggaaaagaacGTTTTTTCTGGAAGTGTTTATATAATGAATACGGctactgaaaataattcaggTTTAATTGCAATAAATACACGAAGCGATAGAAGATTTTAAATATAGTGCGTACGATTaccggtttttgttttttaaatgtaaattgtaaatgaaagccgttatatacatattagcgagatatttttttactcatcaTTTTGTACTATCCCTATATATTTGAGGAACACGGAATAGTGTgtccatattttattacttgaattttcgctTTATGGTAAAACCGTCTTGCggattggaaattttttgtagAATCGAGTGAGATACGAAGCACAACGGACGAGAGGTTGATGTGAGGGTATTAAAATAACACGTTCACCGTGATTTGTTGGTACCGGAAGACAATAAAATTCTGCGTCACGAATGATGCATGATATGTAATTTGCATAATATTAATACTGTTGTTCCTGTATGTAACACTTGCGATTGTCACAAGTGCTGACGTACGGATATACATACAATTATTAGGTAGTTATTGCTTTATTCTGAGTGTATGAATAACTTGTTTCTTCCGTTTGTCAGTAACAATAACTTTTGTACATATAGCGACTGAGATATAAGTATTTGGTTGAAATAACGAGTAATATAAAAGAGCgtcgaaaaaacgaaaaggttggaaaaaaaacaacaaaatattattaatataagaaaaaatattattatattattgatattcgcgtatttaaattcaaaatcaatGGTTCTTTCCGGATGTGCGTTTGTGGAAAAACATCGTGCTGTGATATTCTGTGTGGCGATGTTCTTTGGCATTTCACTCATAATTGCTTATCGAAATATAAGTATCCTTTACTATTATCAGCTAATCCAATTTACGTTACTGTTCTGCTATGttacattatatgtatgtattattctGAAATTTCAAGGTTTAGTGCAGGTTATCGTTTGTAGCTATCcgtaataacaataaacaaaatttcattgaaaaaaaataaataaaaaaaaaaaaacagcagaAGAAATCGAGGACATGTTTGTGCATGAAATGACTAAATTTTATATCTCACAGTCAACATCGTACACAGGTTTTACATTATATGTAATTATTCacaaaatgtttttctttctcatatCACTAGTTATATTTTACAagttgatgataaaaatattcttcaataccAGAAGATGGGCTTTCGCGTGCGATCTTCTTTGATACCCATTTTATCCATCAAGTCCATTTCGAAGGTCTTGAGTTCGGGCTGTCGGTATAAGAGAAAAGTCAAAGATTTAATTGAGCCATCTTTTAACGTTTACCTCGATAGATTTgggaaaaatatgattcaTTTAATTGAAGAAATCGTTCGTACCAAAAAAGTAACTTCTTTGACAACATTTGCTGGTGTATCTTTCTGCTTTGCTTTGTACAGAGT
It includes:
- the bbg gene encoding uncharacterized protein bbg, with product MEILKNGHEEFVTVVSVGNADAAELENFVTVLSIGNGTDNIDGVKKRSDNENGAQVDDDREERNEAIGPEAHPEEEVDVFRLPGERLGFGLKFEGGNKTSEKVRKLFVQSCASESPASRAVCSWGTLGEGDEVLSIDGVPVTEMTRLDCVRRLKESQLVIKLLVRYRGALRPEVVSAERKSSPEKRIGKVPPELPAAPPPVPPRKLRQPRGPADGDANPSPVRKPATWDSPKSTGSSSSSTYNSTEDQSTVRSQGSSCSKSASFESCNSAGSSKSNSKNSSPNKNSTTTNNVKTQSPDMNKSRLQEPAEALVYLDARSHDGCSSTQGSTSDDTGSSMSTVIDRFSSSDRFSIKSTTSTASTASEHPQNPHLQVVEKGITPPAKNQQQNMTEAPVEISAADNVDLVRLLAPFDHLEREFGSNPPSSDYLLARLANSEAVTFVESLGDGGDGVVERVTAVVAPNTVLIEETITLQPPLSFQDAPLSYGHETRPGLVYTDLAADSTTHFRPIKDDALVVECVNGNVDQVVRDEGPPLPARNNHVNRVSVNRDTSEEPAPALPPKPMPRRDVKAKRKRPPPPPPPPPRRDIQPPPETKGELEEESRTIESGDVEKKEEGSSSEGIGEEEEMRDVMRRKNERNLEISGTNKIMEIIEMKKAKAMADGTKSKDDVDSELSEEVTVAEEDDKGDDEETETPVDGRKEDEKITYWSLDEVGNELRNSEFADTILGDAEVCNDDEDSTDDSDGDSYYWQSNLATIGEEEETNSLEFTNANRNLECSEEDSTHLRKGDDQSSRKVNCVLQDQQPKTDSVAKDEDEVDCLRRDAISPNTGEVREKEFSKSGKGPVNGRMESCGGGQRLPPDGDEFPATYQEFSSAQQQHQHQQQYQFVAGSRVSSTLASSNGEQLVTSGDTEVFSSSETLKLPSANDKKKIIASSSGSSSSNDFNCEEKTILLQDSRVFSLRSSVQSSHSPVVLFASSSETPVVVPKDVKITRKINAAPNSMDDSYSLFNGSNTEKNIISEKIITINVPKGGTEAEFITETGPPPLPTSRPPKVDGFPTSSSPVVGKGLLRGSQQQQQSFSSRKFSLNGDLWRQDDKSEKSVRDKIAMFSSQSSLEAPLFPSITVSPTTSTTPTIRPSSRRLSKYKSSEDVFAEDARNSPRDNNAAFSERTRSSFDLSIPSPNENYDALPPSLPLTSPPASPGVKTTPGFAVVTKKIPEDAPPEPNPKANHSLRHSSSLEFKSVAPSGASVSPSVLQGPKSLAGLSASPVTPLSTSLTRATSFSGSSANLHSRSQSLSELPPSSQISRTNSLASTFKRPTEDMRRTSLNQLIEQRRKGIRKLRGLVIPEKEALPVSQPIVQDLPEIKSRDSIILQQLPRSNLQDKWGSQSSISSSISTISVPGKISSFKMPEPQNLPKYSPAFKRKSLAVYGTSGTLTPGKNSSSTTSAPSSEAPKSLESICSPTRSDFSFEYSPSDRSPRSRANLRKARTDYDDSDNDSAVSSSQSSISRGFSPPVSPVPSERSTLSSERSYLSNETTTTTSTNYLQVRSEHRAATLERSQFLTRPSSYSQGSFSERSSSSSSSPDPRSPQQSGMYSRNGLQHLALKRSSSTDTNCSSSSTLTSGSQASAESLSRRVLKPQSVEAINRKNILASARCRSGGDLNGSPQLIQRKFSDDEDPAPATSKLTLQENGGCVATDVVKIAYIEVTAEEDSQPIRGSELPEPSNEMRKWVRSEIKTVVNNRVEKDDESITAEKKRAEIEVQVRTPRRRSSLAVAEEKAQVIPVIESDLETSKPRSRSSMVIDKNAPDSQNDLLTVLSTRGRSRTAIHIEDRSFGRSRSQMSLEEILDGKAEEAATPSGTPSRSWNKEKGFASKIPTKVVERVAEDESPKIASRIPTPRSMGRRSASVTDVKKTVEKSEAQGLNQQPPIPSGNFHGRFSSLDSSSGDIDTERYSAASEQFGSISSLASSTSLISQQELAQLVEEATLEEARGAHDVIVVLYHKENPAGSVGIALAGGVDCETKEITVHRVLAHSIADKDGRLQRGDRILSINGRSTKGLTHRESLAVLKQPRSEVVLVVSRARDDFGVRLRSRTESVETIVEGSEMNGSSDEQTAWGPPATVAIFKDGAGLGFSLEGGRDSPLGDRPLIVKKIFAGGAAEKTGALRAGDQMLEVNGHDVTRMSRIEAWSLMKKLHDGEVSLLVRHPATKSSS